DNA from Homo sapiens chromosome 1, GRCh38.p14 Primary Assembly:
aaaaacatacacacacacaactttgtTTCTGTGAAGATGACCATCCtctcgccgggcgcggtggctcacgcctgtaatcccagcactttgggaggccaaggtggacggatcatgaggtcaggttaagttttgtatttttagtagagacaaggtttcgccacgttggccaggttggcttgaactcctgacctcaggtgatccacctgcctcagcctcccaaagtgctgggattacagcgtgagccaccgcgcccagccagcacaTTCTAGCCTAAAAAGAtgccttattttaattttaattttcacttttctaaTGTCTGTCTTCCTCCCAACCAGAATTTAAGCAAGCACCATGAGAACAGGAACTCTGGTTCCCATCTGCACCCCCCCATGCATAGAACAGCCCTGGCAGAAGCATTCAATAGATACTTGCTGAATGAACTCAACTCTCTGAGCAACCAAACACAAAGGTTCAGACAATTGGAACCCTGGAAACCAAAACCCCTCTCTCATCCAgaacaggattttcttttctttaacagtCAACGAGAGGAGAGTTTTCATCGGGCGGGAGCATCTCAACCTGCTAAAAGGGATTCTCCAACCTCCCTGTGAACCAGTTGCAGCCACAACTGCCAGGACGCACCTCAGCCTAGCAGGGGTTATGTCAAGAAGCCCACGTCTGTCACCAGGCCGACTGCGGTGCTGAGCAAAGaatcaggggatccacctgctgGTTTCACCTCTGCAAACTGACTCTAAAACACTTCACTCTGCTCACATCAGGCCCCATCTACCAAAACAAGTAACAGAAAGAATTGACCTTTACACTCAATTGTCCACTACAGTCTCATAAAAACCTTCTGAGGTAGGCGTTATTGTTATTAAATACAGGCCCAGAGAGATTAGGCGACGAATCCAAAGGTCGCACAGACACTAAGCAGTTGAGCAGATTCAACCACTGGTGAAACGCCAAGCCCAAGTTTCAACCACCCCACCATCACCTTCAGTGTCACCTCTGCAGACTTGGGAGGGACATATCTAGGGTGGACCAAGCGCTGGCCAGGACTCACCTGGGCTGAAGAGCTGAGCCCAGAGGAGCTGGTGGTCTTGAAGCAGCTCCGCCGCTGGCATGTCCAAGAGCTCCAGCATTTCCTTCCGTGCCAAGTCCTGCAGCGCCTTGAGCTCCTTGGCTGCTTTGCTTTTGAGCACCTGGGGGTTAATGGGGCCAGAGACGTGCACCACCCACAGCACCGTCTCATCCAGCTGCGTCTTGGGAGCCACTTGGAGGCGGTTCACCAGCTTCTTGGCGGCCACCACCACCAGGTGCACCAACCCAGTGGGCGTAGGCGGGGACCGGCCTGAGTAGAGGAGGAACTGATGGTCTCCGACCTTCTCCAGGGTACTGGTGAAGGCCTTGGGGGCTGGGCCGGCAGTGGGCCCCACAGTCTGCAGCGCGGCCACGCGCTCCGTGGGGTTGTTGAGCTGGATGCGCTGCAGGTAGACGTGGGGTCGGCCCCTGTGCGCCAGAAAGTCCTCTTGCAGCAGCACGCAGTCGCGGCCGGACCCCGCGGCAAGGCCAGAGACGGAGGCGGGCCCGGGGCCGGCGGCCACGGGGCCAGGACCTGGGGACCCCAGCTGCAGGCAACGCACGCGGCGCAGAAGCCCCTCCCGCAGCAGCAGCACCGCCTCTCCAGCTTCAGCCAGCGCGCTCAGCGGGCGCAGCTGCACGAAGGGCACAAAGTCCGGCGCCACGGCGGGCTCCCGCTCCCCGGGAGTCACCCACAGCCGATTGGCAGCCACGTCCAGGGCCAGGAAGCCGTTGGCCACCAGGGCCGGCACTCCAGGACCCAGCGGTACCACCTCACCGCGCTCCCGCAGGCCGCGCCAGGCGCGGGTGGCCGCCTCCAGGCAGGCAGACGGCTCGGCGGCGCCCGGCTCACCGCGGGACCAGGGCAGCAGGTGCaggccgcccgccgcccgccgcgcGCCGGACCCCCCAAAccacagaagcagcagcaggaggccAAGCAGGCAGAGGAGGCGGCGGGCCCAGCTGCTCGACAGCAGTCCCGGCAGCCCCTTGAGCCGCTGCTGCAGCCACATCGGGCCGCCAGGCGCGGGCAAGGGTGCGAGGGCGGCCGCCGGGCCCGCCGCCCAGCCCACCGGCCCGGCCGCCCGCGCCTCACTGCCCGGCCCGGACCGCGGCGCCCACCCCGGCCCCCGCCGCAACCGCCGCAGCAGCCGCCACCcctgcttcctccttcttctcgGTGGCCTCCAGCCGTCAAACGACGCCGGCGGTCAAGCGTCGCCGTGTCTTTTACGACAGATGGAAAACGGGAGGgcggagggaggagagagagcaggCCGGAGAGAAGGGGGCGGAGCCACGGCGAGGGCGGGACAAAAGCTGCCGGGGGCGGGACCACTCGTTCCCAGGCCGGAAGAGTGAAGTCCAGTGGAGTTAAGTGCAGGGGTCTGGGGAGGACTGGAAGCATCCAATTCACTCGTGAAAAAAACATCGAGCCAGCCAAACCGAACACGTGTTGGGCCCCTTTGCTACTGATGGATTCAACAgccccaaaatttaaaaacatacacacacacacacacaacaacttTGTTTCTGTAAAAATGACCATCCTCTCgccgcgcgcggtggctcacgcctgtaatcccagcactttgggaggccaaggcgggcggatcacgaggtcagcagtttgagaccagcctgaccaacatggtgaaaccccatctctactaaaaatacaaaaactagccgggcgtggtggcgcatgcctgtaatccctgctcctcaggaggctgaggtaggagaactgcttgaacccgtgaggcggaggttgcaggcttgcagtgagccgagatcacgccactgcactccagcctgggcgacagagtgagactctgtctcaaaaaaaaaaaaaaaaaaaaagactatcctCACTGCAAAAAAACACTTGGAACAATACGaaaaagtggaggaaaaaaaaaggagagagaagaagaggaagaaagaagaagaaaggaaaagggaggaggaggggaaggggaaccaccagaggccaggagtggtggctcacgtctgtaattccagcactttaggaggctgagatgggcaaatcacttgaggtcaggagttcgaaaccagcctgaccaacatggtgaaaacctgtctctactaaaaatacaaaaattaggctgggcacggtggctcacgcctgtaatcccagcattttgggaggccgaggccgccagatcacgagatcaggagatcgagaccatcctggctaacacggtgaaaccctgtctctactaaaaatataaaaaattagccaggcgtggtggcaggcgcctgtagtcccagctactcgggaggctgaggcaggagaatggcgtgaacccgggaggcggtgcttgcagtgagccaagatcgcgccactgcactccagcctgggtgacagagggagactctgtctcaaaaaaaaaaaaataaataaataaaaataaaaaaataaaaatgcaaaaattagctgggcgtggtggtgggcgcctgtaatcccagctacttgagagactgaggcacgagaatcgcttgaaccagggaggcagaggttgcagtgagccgagatcgcgccactgcactccagcctgggcaacaga
Protein-coding regions in this window:
- the KIAA2013 gene encoding uncharacterized protein KIAA2013 precursor gives rise to the protein MWLQQRLKGLPGLLSSSWARRLLCLLGLLLLLLWFGGSGARRAAGGLHLLPWSRGEPGAAEPSACLEAATRAWRGLRERGEVVPLGPGVPALVANGFLALDVAANRLWVTPGEREPAVAPDFVPFVQLRPLSALAEAGEAVLLLREGLLRRVRCLQLGSPGPGPVAAGPGPASVSGLAAGSGRDCVLLQEDFLAHRGRPHVYLQRIQLNNPTERVAALQTVGPTAGPAPKAFTSTLEKVGDHQFLLYSGRSPPTPTGLVHLVVVAAKKLVNRLQVAPKTQLDETVLWVVHVSGPINPQVLKSKAAKELKALQDLARKEMLELLDMPAAELLQDHQLLWAQLFSPGVEMKKITDTHTPSGLTVNLTLYYMLSCSPAPLLSPSLSHRERDQMESTLNYEDHCFSGHATMHAENLWPGRLSSVQQILQLSDLWRLTLQKRGCKGLVKVGAPGILQGMVLSFGGLQFTENHLQFQADPDVLHNSYALHGIRYKNDHINLAVLADAEGKPYLHVSVESRGQPVKIYACKAGCLDEPVELTSAPTGHTFSVMVTQPITPLLYISTDLTHLQDLRHTLHLKAILAHDEHMAQQDPGLPFLFWFSVASLITLFHLFLFKLIYNEYCGPGAKPLFRSKEDPSV